In Chryseobacterium turcicum, a single window of DNA contains:
- a CDS encoding DUF5683 domain-containing protein codes for MKNILFSFFLLSSGLVFSQTNPRDTIRLEHYATDSIPAVKPQAEAKVVADIEKANAPASLKVKKLNPTKAGLYSAVLPGLGQVYNKKYWKVPLVWGAVGTGVGIAIWNENQYKKYREYYVAKLNGAQNDFLDRHPSFDKVALGNAQDKVKRQRDYAIAITGLIYILNIVDAVVDAHLYEGRKDPDLTLAPAVIYDEFNTNPPKTGLALSFRF; via the coding sequence ATGAAAAACATTCTTTTTTCTTTTTTTCTGCTTTCTTCAGGGCTGGTTTTTTCACAAACCAATCCTAGAGACACCATCAGGTTAGAGCATTATGCTACAGACAGTATTCCTGCTGTAAAACCGCAGGCTGAAGCTAAAGTGGTTGCAGATATCGAAAAAGCAAATGCACCAGCCTCTTTAAAAGTAAAAAAGCTAAATCCTACAAAAGCAGGTCTGTATTCTGCAGTTTTGCCGGGATTAGGACAGGTGTACAATAAAAAATACTGGAAAGTGCCCCTTGTTTGGGGAGCTGTAGGAACCGGAGTAGGGATAGCTATCTGGAATGAAAATCAATATAAAAAGTATCGCGAATATTATGTTGCAAAACTTAATGGTGCTCAAAATGACTTTCTAGACAGACACCCTTCTTTTGATAAGGTGGCATTGGGAAACGCACAAGACAAAGTGAAAAGACAGAGAGATTATGCAATTGCCATTACAGGATTAATCTATATTTTAAATATTGTAGATGCTGTGGTAGATGCCCATTTGTATGAAGGTCGTAAAGATCCAGATTTAACATTAGCTCCTGCGGTAATCTATGATGAATTTAATACTAATCCTCCAAAAACAGGCTTAGCTTTAAGTTTCAGATTCTAG
- the dapB gene encoding 4-hydroxy-tetrahydrodipicolinate reductase, with amino-acid sequence MKIALVGYGRMGKIIDEIALKRGHEVVARLKETPTAENLNHPDVVIEFSLPEVAFDNIKACLENKIPVICGTTGWLERKAEVEQLAVENETAFLYGSNFSLGVNLFFALNEKLADLMKNVDEYSCQLEEIHHIHKLDAPSGTAISLAEGIIKNNAKYDAWKLEETKEKQLGIFAIREDEVPGTHSVYYRSEVDEIEIKHKAYNRNGFALGAVVAAEWIKDKKGNFTMKDVLGL; translated from the coding sequence ATGAAAATAGCATTAGTAGGATACGGAAGAATGGGGAAGATAATTGATGAGATTGCCTTAAAAAGAGGTCATGAAGTCGTTGCCCGACTGAAAGAAACTCCGACCGCTGAAAATCTTAATCATCCGGATGTGGTGATTGAGTTTTCGCTTCCTGAGGTTGCTTTTGATAATATTAAAGCTTGTCTTGAAAATAAAATTCCGGTAATCTGTGGAACAACAGGTTGGCTGGAAAGAAAAGCTGAAGTTGAACAATTGGCTGTAGAAAACGAAACTGCATTTTTATATGGTTCAAATTTCAGTTTAGGCGTTAATTTATTTTTTGCTTTAAACGAAAAATTGGCAGATTTAATGAAAAATGTCGATGAATATTCTTGTCAGTTGGAAGAGATTCATCACATCCACAAATTGGATGCACCAAGTGGAACAGCTATTTCTCTGGCAGAAGGAATCATCAAGAACAATGCAAAATATGATGCTTGGAAGCTTGAGGAAACTAAGGAAAAACAATTGGGTATTTTTGCAATCCGTGAAGATGAAGTTCCGGGAACGCATTCTGTGTATTACAGAAGTGAAGTAGACGAAATCGAAATAAAACATAAAGCATACAACAGAAACGGCTTTGCTTTGGGAGCTGTCGTTGCTGCAGAATGGATTAAAGATAAAAAAGGAAACTTTACAATGAAAGATGTTTTAGGACTCTAG